One Dysidea avara chromosome 7, odDysAvar1.4, whole genome shotgun sequence genomic region harbors:
- the LOC136261527 gene encoding uncharacterized protein — protein MSSPGSSKPAVQPKPSRSASTSDLGTKRSTSSTTVVPKLPPKTYKTLERERKRSTLEQEDRPQYRPISNEEFTPETLVREMALPQMVAVCQGYDGGASEYSVSAGDEFIVHLVKSMQVIPAKLSGSTSDQIHIPVNSLLSIGIIRNDNNKIYPSVKDLLKLSDLPKVVEVRRTFVSKKDNNFVVEKTSVLYITRQSGKSMLQCKHETGRKLTLTADLVGDFSTDPMEAVIPIAEYTILMQAYPVTVRLLQRGVDVDDKTIAQYIGQAFVFEAPIEKRSLIATTDVNGTRVENPAIVEIPMELPLLFKCIERVDVDMESAYSFSVELYSTFDPSKIDVTYGSTPVVGEGDYTQLYHSADQVQDNVYVTFDIICPNPRTESLKRALQNHPSKSQLPGQIKLPPRQVDSPPEVPKPRKSCTMPRLNKMTTVHSFDTSFVEDTRDRHLSQQLAIEKDRVVQLNNKIEALHVEIDTLKKQLFHSEKKCSDLESEFARVNKTASRLSSQLEKLTIASQRAAVTHSPEENIERLSKMTMSDISNLLIQMKYEMYEPNFSDELVDGQLLATLEEEDLKELGVNSGVHRRRFMNIIQGKEPADKYLCKY, from the coding sequence ATGAGTTCGCCAGGATCATCTAAACCGGCGGTTCAACCAAAGCCATCGAGATCAGCCAGCACATCTGATCTAGGCACTAAACGTTCGACATCGTCAACAACTGTTGTACCGAAATTACCACCAAAAACGTACAAGACCTTAGAGAGAGAAAGGAAGCGTAGTACTTTAGAACAGGAAGATCGCCCCCAATACAGACCTATCAGTAATGAAGAATTCACGCCCGAGACACTAGTGCGCGAGATGGCACTGCCGCAAATGGTAGCGGTGTGTCAAGGGTATGATGGCGGTGCCTCTGAATATTCGGTGTCCGCAGGAGACGAATTTATAGTACATTTGGTAAAGTCCATGCAAGTGATACCTGCCAAGCTGTCAGGCTCAACAAGTGATCAAATTCACATTCCTGTAAATTCTCTTCTTTCCATAGGCATCATCAGGAATGACAACAACAAAATTTACCCTTCAGTTAAGGACCTGCTGAAACTTTCTGACCTTCCAAAGGTTGTGGAAGTAAGACGTACCTTTGTTTCAAAGAAAGACAACAATTTTGTAGTTGAAAAAACAAGTGTGCTATACATAACCAGACAAAGTGGTAAATCCATGCTACAGTGCAAACATGAGACAGGCAGGAAATTAACTTTGACTGCTGATCTTGTAGGTGACTTCTCCACAGATCCGATGGAGGCAGTCATACCCATAGCTGAGTACACTATACTTATGCAAGCTTATCCTGTCACAGTGAGACTATTACAGAGAGGTGTAGACGTTGATGACAAAACTATAGCACAGTATATTGGGCAAGCTTTTGTCTTTGAGGCACCAATTGAAAAAAGAAGCTTGATTGCTACCACAGACGTGAATGGGACAAGAGTTGAAAACCCAGCCATTGTGGAAATACCTATGGAGTTACCGTTGCTTTTCAAATGTATTGAGCGAGTGGATGTTGACATGGAGAGTGCTTATAGCTTTTCTGTAGAACTCTACAGCACTTTTGACCCCAGTAAGATCGATGTAACCTATGGCAGTACTCCAGTAGTAGGAGAAGGAGATTATACTCAGCTTTACCACTCTGCTGACCAAGTTCAGGATAATGTGTATGTTACGTTTGATATAATCTGTCCTAATCCTCGTACAGAAAGTCTTAAAAGAGCCTTGCAAAATCATCCAAGCAAAAGCCAACTGCCAGGTCAGATAAAGTTGCCACCACGTCAGGTAGACTCTCCACCAGAAGTACCAAAACCCAGAAAATCTTGTACTATGCCACGTCTAAACAAAATGACTACGGTACACTCTTTTGACACCTCATTTGTTGAAGATACCAGGGATCGTCATTTGTCACAGCAGCTTGCAATAGAGAAAGACCGTGTGGTGCAGTTGAACAACAAAATTGAGGCACTACATGTTGAAATAGACACACTCAAAAAGCAACTCTTCCACTCTGAAAAGAAATGCAGTGATCTTGAATCAGAGTTTGCGAGGGTCAACAAAACTGCTTCTAGACTCAGTTCACAATTAGAAAAACTTACAATAGCTAGTCAAAGAGCAGCAGTCACTCATAGCCCAGAAGAGAATATAGAGAGGTTATCCAAGATGACTATGAGTGATATTAGTAATCTACTAATTCAAATGAAGTATGAGATGTATGAGCCAAATTTTTCCGATGAGTTGGTGGATGGACAACTCTTAGCAACATTGGAGGAAGAAGATTTGAAGGAACTTGGTGTAAACAGTGGTGTACATCGCCGTCGCTTCATGAACATTATTCAGGGTAAAGAACCAGCTGATAAATACTTGTGTAAATATTGA
- the LOC136261524 gene encoding uncharacterized protein gives MMADSDDDVAHDYESIDDYIPGSQRNRLIAALQIPRDGRPGAVADTTMPRYGELPFRQHSGGNITNSKTGGGDASRMYASLPRQFVPPSFRRDERPSTGPTTSAPTTPSAITSPSPKLNRSNTFPEGPPEVRRELKPPQRPPKRSTSIPERKDPIILSDQCFTLSEFCATQSMPKMVRVSAGHYGDCERTSISEGEEFVFYLVKTTLSVPAKPMGAVGDSERFYIPINSLLKVAVIDKLSDTKRKYVYSTLSDLLENRKELPTMVCTVREYYVKSKNTSLPAGTILFLDSKPTKKLFTPQFVTCRTQKNKEFDLLMDCACGFSTHPADVQIHIGEYLTMVNKFPVDIQLYQGDSEEGEDSNEATSSIGMSLTLNKPISQKSIIAKTDVEGTRKDHPITVEIPFDLPIEVQAIARPDEDMDQIYSEVMSLYQNFNQDTVEKSYATATESRLQQQLYKSVRHDYQPMEVPFQLECPNTDYQPLQEVLRAREAYLKEQESKGAEGDEIDRLKEEKRYLEDEIATLRQAKQDYAKLIPSAPETVDSEDYTKLASLDNLKELKSLDVIGVCQLLEHMGLPQYVNKFREEQIDGDLLSELKEEDLADLLVTSSLHKKRLMLLLTGQSSIRKYLDTENPYCTMVRNE, from the coding sequence ATGATGGCGGATTCAGATGATGATGTTGCTCATGACTACGAATCCATAGATGACTATATTCCAGGCAGTCAAAGGAATAGGCTGATAGCCGCACTACAAATACCCAGGGATGGTCGACCTGGTGCAGTAGCAGATACAACTATGCCACGCTACGGAGAGTTACCGTTCAGGCAGCACAGTGGTGGCAACATTACCAACTCAAAAACTGGTGGTGGTGATGCAAGTAGAATGTATGCTTCGTTACCTCGACAATTCGTGCCTCCGAGTTTCAGGCGAGACGAAAGGCCGTCCACAGGACCTACGACTAGTGCACCGACGACTCCATCTGCAATAACGTCGCCTTCGCCAAAACTGAATCGTTCAAACACATTCCCTGAAGGTCCTCCAGAAGTGAGAAGAGAACTCAAACCACCTCAACGACCGCCCAAAAGATCAACAAGCATACCCGAACGAAAAGACCCAATCATTTTGTCTGATCAATGCTTCACCTTGAGTGAGTTCTGTGCTACTCAATCAATGCCCAAGATGGTCCGTGTGTCTGCTGGGCATTATGGTGATTGTGAACGAACATCAATTTCAGAAGGTGAAGAGTTCGTTTTCTACTTGGTGAAGACGACTCTCTCCGTCCCAGCTAAACCAATGGGAGCTGTTGGCGACAGTGAACGATTTTACATTCCAATAAATTCATTGCTGAAAGTTGCTGTGATAGACAAACTTTCTGATACCAAGCGCAAATATGTGTATTCCACACTGAGTGATCTGTTAGAGAACCGAAAAGAACTTCCCACCATGGTTTGTACAGTGAGAGAGTATTATGTGAAGTCAAAGAACACTAGTTTACCAGCTGGTACAATACTTTTCCTGGACTCCAAACCAACAAAGAAGTTATTTACACCCCAGTTTGTGACATGCAGAACACAGAAAAATAAAGAGTTTGATTTGCTAATGGATTGTGCCTGTGGTTTTAGTACCCATCCAGCAGATGTCCAAATTCACATAGGTGAATACCTTACAATGGTGAACAAATTCCCTGTGGACATTCAGTTGTATCAAGGAGACAGCGAGGAAGGTGAAGATAGTAATGAAGCAACTTCCTCCATTGGTATGTCCTTAACATTGAATAAGCCAATTTCGCAGAAAAGTATTATAGCAAAGACAGATGTAGAAGGTACAAGAAAAGACCACCCTATTACAGTTGAGATCCCATTTGACTTGCCCATTGAAGTGCAAGCCATTGCACGACCAGACGAAGACATGGATCAAATCTACAGCGAAGTGATGAGTCTGTACCAGAACTTCAATCAAGACACAGTTGAAAAAAGCTATGCCACTGCTACAGAAAGTCGTTTACAGCAACAACTTTACAAGTCAGTACGGCATGATTACCAACCAATGGAAGTACCTTTCCAGCTAGAATGTCCCAACACAGACTATCAACCACTGCAAGAAGTGCTGCGTGCTCGAGAAGCTTATTTAAAGGAGCAAGAAAGCAAAGGTGCTGAGGGCGATGAAATTGATAGACTAAAGGAAGAGAAAAGGTATCTGGAGGATGAAATTGCAACACTGAGACAGGCTAAACAAGACTACGCCAAGCTGATCCCATCTGCACCAGAGACCGTAGACAGTGAGGATTACACAAAGCTTGCATCACTTGACAATCTAAAAGAACTAAAATCCTTGGATGTAATTGGTGTATGCCAGCTACTAGAACACATGGGCTTACCACAGTATGTTAACAAGTTTAGGGAAGAGCAAATAGATGGTGATCTGCTATCAGAATTAAAGGAAGAGGATCTTGCTGACCTACTGGTTACATCCAGCCTGCACAAGAAACGCTTAATGCTGTTGCTGACTGGCCAGAGTTCTATTAGAAAATACTTAGATACAGAAAACCCCTACTGTACTATGGTACGAAATGAATAA